From Salinirubellus salinus, the proteins below share one genomic window:
- a CDS encoding ABC transporter ATP-binding protein yields the protein MTDDDPTRRNRSTDDTDIALRRPDGGVVTGQRGADPPGGRPADAATTNELGAGDPDVRLEARSLAFAYGDLQILEDVSVTATAGDVTALIGPNGTGKTTLLRALAGIHEPTAGTVEYRGPDVPRPIGYLPQRPSFRPGFTVLETLAFYASLVGEDRADAMEHLDRVGLGDAADRRVDALSGGMTRLVGIAQATIGSPPVVVLDEPASGLDPGMSPRVFEVARAVADTGTAVVLTSHDLALVERTADEVLLLDDGVVAERGRPASITARLDVDTLQAAYEASVVGALDRVRVQGESA from the coding sequence ATGACAGACGACGACCCTACGCGGAGGAATCGAAGCACCGACGACACCGACATCGCCCTTCGGCGGCCGGACGGCGGGGTGGTGACCGGCCAGCGCGGTGCCGACCCCCCGGGCGGGCGGCCGGCCGACGCGGCCACCACGAACGAACTCGGAGCCGGCGACCCCGACGTCCGGCTCGAAGCCAGGTCGCTCGCGTTCGCCTACGGCGACCTGCAGATCTTGGAGGACGTCTCGGTCACCGCCACCGCCGGGGACGTGACCGCCCTCATCGGGCCGAACGGGACGGGAAAGACGACGTTGCTCCGGGCGCTCGCCGGGATACACGAGCCGACCGCGGGCACGGTCGAGTACCGCGGCCCGGACGTCCCGCGACCCATCGGGTACCTCCCCCAGCGCCCCTCGTTCAGGCCCGGCTTCACGGTCCTCGAGACGCTCGCGTTCTACGCCTCGCTGGTGGGCGAGGACCGTGCAGACGCCATGGAACACCTCGACCGGGTCGGACTGGGGGATGCGGCCGACCGCCGCGTCGACGCCCTCTCCGGCGGGATGACGCGACTGGTCGGCATCGCGCAGGCCACCATCGGCTCCCCGCCGGTCGTCGTCCTCGACGAGCCCGCCTCGGGCCTCGACCCGGGGATGAGCCCTCGCGTCTTCGAGGTCGCCAGGGCGGTCGCCGACACCGGCACGGCCGTGGTGCTGACCTCCCACGACCTGGCCCTCGTCGAGCGGACGGCCGACGAGGTGCTGCTGCTCGACGACGGCGTCGTCGCCGAACGGGGACGGCCGGCGTCCATCACAGCGCGGCTCGACGTCGACACGCTGCAGGCGGCCTACGAGGCGTCGGTCGTCGGTGCCCTCGACCGCGTCCGGGTCCAAGGTGAGTCCGCGTGA